One part of the Anopheles coustani chromosome 2, idAnoCousDA_361_x.2, whole genome shotgun sequence genome encodes these proteins:
- the LOC131262389 gene encoding uncharacterized protein LOC131262389: MLQELRSGENTNILRTPFETVTEGDDKAVKSRKELRLERKKRKLLALSAVMMLNDQEGIGKHSRNVHSTAACDQAAVTADDQDTSIVSEAKLRTILANNHTAFTITEEQKSDPDRREDGPLEAKRRKAEEVSNINNNGVAAPEGPESCANTATSVDSAEEYRALKAYVNQKKNMRYSPRVILKPVGQDALLDRPVNCDRIPLLLDDIQALLMYALLRTDSPLQPRWATIHKSTKLTHTMVLIVEGFSCEDYVNLREHMPASSASNSGIFGTEHTLQVVCPTSKLVEEMACVPLSDTHKDILVAEYGSLEAAMQVCKDQMLVRRSIFRNIRQSPDVLHNGLDYSAFDLPPTDKYPRTQLLLSPIQMINEGYPLPLTGTLQNRYRHYVTTSDFYLPVTPRSPMFGLDCEMCGIVGNKSVLTRVSIVNEAGDTIYDELVKPRQPIVDYRFEYSGISKEMLANVTKRIEDVQQEIRALLPRDAILVGQSLNCDLDALQMMHPYVIDSSIVFNLTGTATQKAKLRFLTKKFLERDIQCGTGGHNPIEDCAASLELVQLKLSKSIYFGDQWLQDRSKYHRFINAGGRVGIATESEDTEMHDDGGVLPTHQQRGQEITSTLFAHAKKRNKRSAIVTNDNEELSTFEAYFGETILQNEGAHEPNQGSRQWLSFERKRTAEEAIRKAAADSLQYDFNLTYVKLPHDIGRDSSNSDDAEAKKIALARQIDGWIELLYKAMSLNGLFVVLLAGQEEQVGKANRIAVAMVQTKK; the protein is encoded by the exons ATGTTGCAAGAGCTAAGAAGCggtgaaaacacaaacatcttGCGAACGCCGTTCGAGACGGTCACCGAAGGAGATGACAAGGCGGTAAAGAGCAGAAAGGAACTTCGATTGGAGCGGAAAAAGCGCAAACTTCTCGCTCTCTCTGCGGTGATGATGTTGAATGATCAAGAAGGCATCGGAAAACACAGCAGAAACGTTCACTCGACAGCCGCTTGCGATCAAGCAGCAGTTACTGCCGACGACCAGGACACTTCAATAGTGAgtgaagcaaaattaagaacaatTCTTGCTAACAATCACACGGCGTTCACCATTACGGAGGAACAGAAATCTGATCCTGACCGTAGGGAGGACGGTCCATTGGAAGCAAAGCGTCGGAAGgccgaagaagtttccaacatcaacaacaacggtGTTGCGGCGCCAGAGGGTCCCGAGAGTTGTGCTAATACGGCCACTTCCGTAGATAGCGCAGAGGAGTATCGTGCCCTGAAGGCGTACGTTaatcagaagaaaaacatgcgCTACTCTCCGCGCGTCATACTAAAACCGGTCGGGCAGGATGCGCTACTTGATCGTCCGGTTAATTGTGATCGAATTCCGCTCTTGCTAGACGATATTCAGGCCTTGCTGATGTATGCGCTTCTGCGCACGGACTCTCCACTTCAACCCCGCTGGGCCACAATTCATAAAAGTACGAAACTGACCCACACGATGGTACTGATCGTGGAGGGCTTCAGCTGCGAAGATTATGTGAACTTACGCGAACACATGCCTGCCAGCAGCGCCAGCAACAGTGGAATCTTTGGCACAGAACACACGCTTCAGGTAGTCTGTCCGACGAGCAAGCTCGTCGAGGAGATGGCCTGCGTACCGCTTAGCGACACACACAAGGACATTCTAGTGGCCGAGTACGGTTCGCTCGAAGCAGCCATGCAGGTATGTAAAGACCAGATGCTAGTGCGGAGAAGCATCTTTCGGAACATACGCCAGTCGCCGGATGTCCTGCACAATGGGTTGGATTACTCTGCATTCGATTTGCCGCCAACAGACAAGTACCCTAGAACGCAGCTCCTCCTCTCGCCTATTCAGATGATCAACGAAGGCTACCCGCTACCACTGACAG GCACACTACAAAATCGATACAGGCACTACGTGACGACAAGTGACTTCTATCTACCGGTTACCCCAAGATCGCCGATGTTCGGGTTGGATTGTGAGATGTGCGGTATTGTCGGCAACAAATCCGTGCTGACGCGTGTGTCGATCGTCAACGAGGCAGGCGATACTATTTACGACGAGCTGGTGAAACCGCGCCAGCCAATCGTTGATTATCGCTTCGAGTACTCTGGCATTTCGAAGGAGATGCTGGCCAACGTGACCAAGCGTATCGAGGATGTGCAGCAAGAAATCCGAGCATTGTTGCCACGGGACGCCATTCTGGTCGGGCAATCGTTAAACTGCGATCTGGATGCACTGCAGATGATGCACCCGTACGTGATTGACTCGAGCATCGTGTTCAACCTGACGGGAACCGCAACCCAGAAGGCGAAGCTGCGCTTTCTGACGAAAAAGTTTTTAGAGAGGGACATCCAGTGCGGTACCGGCGGACACAATCCGATCGAGGATTGTGCGGCAAGTTTGGAGCTGGTCCAACTGAAGCTGTCCAAGAGCATTTACTTCGGCGACCAGTGGTTGCAGGATCGCAGCAAATACCATCGATTCATCAATGCTGGCGGACGGGTGGGCATTGCCACCGAATCCGAGGACACGGAAATGCACGATGATGGCGGAGTGCTCCCAACGCATCAGCAGCGCGGTCAGGAAATCACATCGACCCTGTTTGCCCACGCGAAAAAGCGCAACAAGCGGTCCGCCATCGTTACCAACGACAACGAGGAGTTGAGTACCTTCGAGGCGTACTTCGGGGAAACGATTCTGCAGAACGAGGGAGCCCACGAACCCAATCAGGGATCGCGCCAGTGGTTATCGTTTGAACGGAAGCGTACGGCTGAGGAAGCTATTCGAAAAGCGGCTGCCGACAGTTTGCaatatgattttaatttaacctACGTGAAACTACCGCATGATATAGGACGCGACAGCAGCAATAGTGATGACGCCGAGGCGAAAAAGATCGCACTCGCGCGCCAGATCGACGGGTGGATAGAGCTGTTGTACAAGGCGATGTCGCTGAATGGGCTGTTCGTCGTGTTGCTTGCGGGGCAAGAGGAGCAGGTGGGAAAAGCGAACCGCATTGCGGTGGCCATGGTACAGACAAAGAAGTAA
- the LOC131262302 gene encoding EARP-interacting protein homolog: MEDNNSLVYGLEFQARALASQQAESNDVRFFVATQSLKPNNQLHVVDLNEDSSALRSRIFAHPLGEVWKLNASAHDPRLLASCYSWLKGTQIAMQAALLTLPESLESVDGEQEFLAFAQVEKLATEGYGAEIRTTEFHQTDPNLLACVIDGKIVLFNRAEAATRVAAEINAKNVPKFTTGRWSHFHQGNQFIALHDCSVRSYDVRDPNHVVWTIDEAHSQLVRDLDCNPNKQCHIATGGDDGVLKVWDFRNTKEHVFARSDHHHWIWSVRFNTFHDQLLLSSGSDGKVLLTCAGSVSSEAPEVGSGAAGETESGSSGAAGGSGELREHLADGLLQTFDQHEDSVYGVEWSTADPWMFASLSYDGRMIISKVPKQYKYQILL, translated from the exons ATGGAAGACAATAATTCGCTCGTCTATGGGCTAGAGTTCCAG GCCCGAGCTCTAGCGTCCCAGCAGGCCGAGAGCAATGATGTCCGATTTTTCGTGGCCACGCAGAGTCTCAAGCCCAACAACCAGCTGCACGTCGTTGACCTGAACGAGGACAGTTCGGCGTTGCGATCTCGAATATTCGCCCATCCACTCGGTGAGGTATGGAAGCTGAATGCGAGTGCTCACGATCCGCGCTTGCTGGCCAGCTGCTACAGTTGGCTCAAGGGAACGCAAATCGCAATGCAGGCGGCCTTGCTAACGCTACCCGAGTCGCTCGAGTCAGTTGACGGCGAGCAGGAGTTTCTTGCGTTCGCACAGGTTGAAAAACTCGCAACCGAGGGTTACGGAGCAGAAATACGCACCACCGAGTTCCATCAGACTGACCCTAACTTGTTGGCCTGCGTAATCGACGGGAAGATCGTACTGTTCAACCGGGCCGAGGCGGCAACCCGCGTGGCGGCGGAGATCAACGCGAAAAACGTTCCCAAATTTACAACCGGACGATGGTCGCACTTTCACCAGGGCAATCAATTCATTGCTCTGCACGACTGCAGTGTAAG ATCTTACGACGTTCGTGATCCAAACCACGTTGTCTGGACCATCGACGAAGCACACAGTCAGCTGGTGCGGGATCTCGACTGCAATCCGAACAAGCAGTGTCACATCGCGACGGGCGGTGACGATGGTGTGCTGAAGGTTTGGGACTTCCGTAACACCAAGGAGCACGTGTTTGCCCGCAGTGACCATCACCACTGGATATGGAGTGTGCGCTTCAACACATTCCATGACCAGCTGCTACTCTCTAGCGGAAGCGACGGGAAGGTGCTGCTGACTTGTGCCGGAAGCGTAAGCTCCGAGGCACCCGAAGTGGGCAGTGGAGCAGCAGGAGAGACGGAATCTGGCAGCAGTGGAGCAGCCGGTGGGAGCGGTGAACTGCGGGAACACCTGGCCGATGGTTTGTTGCAGACTTTCGATCAGCACGAGGATTCGGTGTACGGGGTCGAGTGGAGCACAGCGGATCCGTGGATGTTCGCGTCGCTTAGTTACGATGGTCGGATGATAATCTCGAAAGTTCCAAAGCAGTACAAGTATCAGATACTGCTGTAA
- the LOC131262063 gene encoding ubiquitin-conjugating enzyme E2 C: MAQNINPERAQSSNPSKQNDETLINNNNHAVSKRLQKELMALMLSSEKSISAFPEGENFFKWIGTISGPDDTVYKGQKYKLLLEFPNSYPYSAPNVKFITPCFHPNVDLSGSICLDILKDKWSALYDVRTILLSIQSLLGEPNNDSPLNSQASQLWPNQVEYKKYLDDFYEKNKDS; the protein is encoded by the exons ATGGCCCAAAACATTAACCCCGAGCGCGCACAGTCCTCAAACCCATCGAAACAGAACGACGAGACGCTGATAAACAACAATAACCATGCAGTTAGCAAACG ACTCCAAAAGGAGCTAATGGCTCTGATGCTGTCCTCGGAAAAGTCAATCTCTGCCTTCCCGGAGGGGGAGAATTTCTTCAAATGGATCGGTACGATCAGCGGCCCGGACGATACGGTTTACAAGGGCCAGAAGTACAAGCTTCTGCTCGAGTTTCCCAACTCCTACCCGTACTCGGCGCCGAATGTGAAGTTTATCACGCCCTGCTTTCACCCCAACGTCGACCTAAGCGGTTCGATCTGCCTTGACATCCTGAAGGACAAGTGGTCCGCCCTGTACGATGTGCGGACAATCCTGCTCTCCATCCAGTCCCTGCTCGGTGAACCAAATAACGATAGTCCGCTTAACTCGCAAGCTTCCCAACTGTGGCCGAATCAGGTCGAGTACAAAAAGTATCTGGATGATTTTTACGAGAAAAATAAGGACTCCTAA
- the LOC131262301 gene encoding splicing factor 3B subunit 2 isoform X2, giving the protein MDSDLEQQQTNGSMVPPPMPSAELLTGDFEEVDGEWPGQMDPMVEAEQESEQADLSPADDQPQLEEEEEESQRSVLSPPPSLMSLEVENPDESEKRQAELVLPKALEDVLALKTIRAQQLDAEDTLDSPGAVLPGSSYLEGEGAVESDDENANEPPLVDGEGDDSSLQEPDQGLNRVEGKQDKNRRKKKRKKENRKARREQMQKAHEQRLQHQQQQLEKPSKLTVPGKKGPGSKKPPTSQESQEDVVEHSEEEARADTDNPPSGDEEEGADKEKSMNNLNGRKQKASDDDEENKEDDQQTNGRKHTEGDEMETEEQKDESAENDKEPVHIKSRKQRSVKGKKGAKEVVAATKQDDPLEGIEIEYVPEKLSFTDLDPMYRQFYQVFEIFKLDTKSKDSLRAGEDAEKERAAAEAQRKAEERNEDDDDDDDDDDDMGDDRDDKDDKEKISKRKLKKLTRLSVAELKQLVSRPDVVEMHDVTARDPKLLVQLKSHRNTVQVPRHWCFKRKYLQGKRGIEKPPFDLPAFIKKTGIMEMRASLQEKDEAKTLKAKMRERARPKMGKIDIDYQKLHDAFFKWQTKPRMTIHGDLYYEGKEFETRLKEKKPGDLSEELRIALGMPIGPACHKIPPPWLIAQQRYGPPPSYPNLKIPGLNAPIPEGCSFGYHAGGWGKPPVDESGKPLYGDVFGMAGIDGEGGMGEEEIDRTVWGELESESEESSEEEEDEGEDLGGAGAPPDESGLITPAEGLVTPSGLTSGVPAGMETPDTIELRKKKIESEMEDNETPVLYHVLPEKRNERIGTAMMASTHVYDIAAAGGGGGAAAAAAAAASAAAAGGGGRAGRGGQPVDREGMIELALDPSELDLDNEAMAQRYEQQLREQQSHLQKEDLSDMLAEHVARQKSKRKRQQTDTTSKQSKKYKEFKF; this is encoded by the exons ATGGACAGCGATCTAGAG caacaacaaaccaaTGGTTCAATGGTACCACCGCCAATGCCCTCTGCTGAACTGTTGACCGGTGATTTCGAGGAGGTCGACGGGGAATGGCCCGGACAGATGGATCCCATGGTAGAAGCAGAGCAAGAAAGTGAACAAGCTGACCTATCCCCAGCCGACGACCAGCCGCAGctggaggaagaagaagaggagTCACAACGGTCGGTACTGTCGCCCCCACCGTCGCTAATGTCCTTGGAAGTGGAAAATCCCGATGAGAGCGAGAAACGACAGGCCGAACTCGTCCTTCCCAAGGCGCTCGAGGATGTACTAGCACTGAAAACTATACGCGCTCAACAGCTCGATGCAGAGGACACTCTGGACAGTCCTGGAGCTGTCCTGCCGGGCTCGTCATACCTTGAAGGTGAAGGGGCAGTGGAATCGGATGACGAAAATGCTAACGAGCCGCCACTGGTCGACGGTGAGGGAGACGATTCATCGCTTCAAGAGCCGGACCAGGGTCTAAACCGGGTTGAAGGAAAACAGGACAAAAatcgaagaaagaaaaaacgaaagaaggaaaatagaAAGGCACGCCGGGAGCAGATGCAAAAGGCCCACGAACAGCGCCTGcaacatcaacagcaacagctgGAAAAGCCGTCAAAACTAACGGtcccggggaaaaaagggccTGGCTCGAAGAAACCACCAACCAGCCAAGAGTCACAGGAAGACGTTGTGGAGCATTCGGAAGAAGAAGCGCGTGCTGATACCGACAACCCGCCCtcgggagatgaggaagaggGCGCAGATAAGGAGAAAAGTATGAATAACTTGAACGGTCGCAAGCAGAAGGCTTCGGATGACGACGAGGAAAATAAAGAGGATGATCAGCAAACCAATGGAAGGAAGCATACCGAGGGCGATGAGATGGAAACGGAGGAGCAGAAAGATGAGAGTGCAGAGAATGATAAAGAACCGGTTCACATAAAATCACGCAAACAACGTTCGGTGAAAGGGAAGAAAGGGGCGAAAGAAGTCGTTGCAGCTACAAAACAGGATGACCCACTGGAGGGTATCGAGATAGAGTACGTCCCGGAGAAGCTGTCCTTTACCGACCTGGATCCGATGTATCGACAGTTCTATCAGGTGTTTGAAATCTTCAAGCTCGACACCAAATCGAAGGATTCCCTGCGCGCTGGTGAAGATGCGGAAAAGGAGCGGGCGGCCGCCGAGGCGCAGCGGAAAGCGGAAGAGCGAAAcgaagacgatgatgacgacgacgacgacgacgatgacatGGGCGACGACCGGGACGATAAGGATGACAAGGAGAAAATCTCCAAGCGGAAGCTGAAAAAGCTGACCCGCCTTAGTGTGGCCGAGCTGAAGCAGCTCGTTTCACGACCGGACGTGGTCGAAATGCACGACGTGACCGCGCGCGACCCGAAGCTGCTGGTTCAACTGAAGAGCCACCGAAACACGGTACAGGTGCCGAGGCACTGGTGTTTCAAGCGCAAGTACCTCCAGGGCAAGCGCGGTATCGAGAAGCCACCGTTCGATCTGCCGGCGTTTATAAAAAAGACGGGCATCATGGAGATGCGCGCCTCGCTGCAGGAGAAGGACGAGGCGAAAACGCTCAAGGCGAAGATGCGCGAACGGGCGCGGCCGAAGATGGGCAAGATCGACATCGACTACCAGAAGCTGCACGATGCGTTCTTCAAGTGGCAGACGAAGCCACGCATGACCATCCACGGCGATCTGTACTACGAAGGGAAGGAGTTTGAGACGCGcctgaaggaaaagaaaccgggTGACCTTTCCGAGGAGCTGCGCATTGCGCTCGGCATGCCGATTGGGCCTGCCTGTCACAAGATCCCTCCACCGTGGCTGATCGCCCAGCAGCGTTACGGACCACCGCCGAGCTACCCGAACCTAAAGATACCGGGACTAAACGCGCCCATTCCGGAGGGTTGTTCTTTCGGGTATCATGCCGGTGGCTGGGGTAAGCCACCGGTGGACGAAAGCGGAAAGCCACTGTACGGCGACGTATTCGGGATGGCCGGCATAGACGGCGAGGGTGGCATGGGCGAGGAGGAAATCGATAGAACCGTTTGGGGCGAGCTGGAGTCCGAGTCGGAGGAATCGtccgaggaggaggaagatgaGGGTGAGGATTTGGGAGGTGCGGGTGCACCACCGGACGAGAGTGGCCTGATCACGCCAGCCGAAGGTCTGGTGACACCGTCCGGATTGACCAGTGGCGTCCCAGCGGGCATGGAAACGCCGGACACGATCGAACTGCGCAAGAAGAAGATCGAGAGCGAGATGGAGGACAACGAGACGCCCGTGCTGTACCACGTGCTACCGGAGAAGCGAAACGAGCGCATCGGAACGGCGATGATGGCTTCGACGCACGTGTACGACATTGCGGCTGCCGGAGGTGGAGGAGGTGCTGCGgcggccgcagcagcagcagcatccgcaGCGGCAGCTGGCGGAGGAGGCCGTGCGGGACGAGGTGGGCAGCCAGTGGATCGCGAGGGTATGATAGAGCTCGCACTCGATCCCTCCGAGCTCGATCTGGACAACGAAGCCATGGCCCAACGGTACGAGCAGCAGCTGCGTGAACAGCAGAGCCACCTGCAGAAGGAGGACCTCTCGGACATGCTGGCAGAGCATGTGGCGCGACAAAAGTCAAAACGAAAACGACAGCAAACCGACACTACTAGCAAGCAATCGAAGAAGTACAAGGAATTCAAGTTCTAA
- the LOC131262301 gene encoding splicing factor 3B subunit 2 isoform X1: protein MDSDLEFHLQQQQTNGSMVPPPMPSAELLTGDFEEVDGEWPGQMDPMVEAEQESEQADLSPADDQPQLEEEEEESQRSVLSPPPSLMSLEVENPDESEKRQAELVLPKALEDVLALKTIRAQQLDAEDTLDSPGAVLPGSSYLEGEGAVESDDENANEPPLVDGEGDDSSLQEPDQGLNRVEGKQDKNRRKKKRKKENRKARREQMQKAHEQRLQHQQQQLEKPSKLTVPGKKGPGSKKPPTSQESQEDVVEHSEEEARADTDNPPSGDEEEGADKEKSMNNLNGRKQKASDDDEENKEDDQQTNGRKHTEGDEMETEEQKDESAENDKEPVHIKSRKQRSVKGKKGAKEVVAATKQDDPLEGIEIEYVPEKLSFTDLDPMYRQFYQVFEIFKLDTKSKDSLRAGEDAEKERAAAEAQRKAEERNEDDDDDDDDDDDMGDDRDDKDDKEKISKRKLKKLTRLSVAELKQLVSRPDVVEMHDVTARDPKLLVQLKSHRNTVQVPRHWCFKRKYLQGKRGIEKPPFDLPAFIKKTGIMEMRASLQEKDEAKTLKAKMRERARPKMGKIDIDYQKLHDAFFKWQTKPRMTIHGDLYYEGKEFETRLKEKKPGDLSEELRIALGMPIGPACHKIPPPWLIAQQRYGPPPSYPNLKIPGLNAPIPEGCSFGYHAGGWGKPPVDESGKPLYGDVFGMAGIDGEGGMGEEEIDRTVWGELESESEESSEEEEDEGEDLGGAGAPPDESGLITPAEGLVTPSGLTSGVPAGMETPDTIELRKKKIESEMEDNETPVLYHVLPEKRNERIGTAMMASTHVYDIAAAGGGGGAAAAAAAAASAAAAGGGGRAGRGGQPVDREGMIELALDPSELDLDNEAMAQRYEQQLREQQSHLQKEDLSDMLAEHVARQKSKRKRQQTDTTSKQSKKYKEFKF, encoded by the exons ATGGACAGCGATCTAGAG TTTCActtgcagcaacaacaaaccaaTGGTTCAATGGTACCACCGCCAATGCCCTCTGCTGAACTGTTGACCGGTGATTTCGAGGAGGTCGACGGGGAATGGCCCGGACAGATGGATCCCATGGTAGAAGCAGAGCAAGAAAGTGAACAAGCTGACCTATCCCCAGCCGACGACCAGCCGCAGctggaggaagaagaagaggagTCACAACGGTCGGTACTGTCGCCCCCACCGTCGCTAATGTCCTTGGAAGTGGAAAATCCCGATGAGAGCGAGAAACGACAGGCCGAACTCGTCCTTCCCAAGGCGCTCGAGGATGTACTAGCACTGAAAACTATACGCGCTCAACAGCTCGATGCAGAGGACACTCTGGACAGTCCTGGAGCTGTCCTGCCGGGCTCGTCATACCTTGAAGGTGAAGGGGCAGTGGAATCGGATGACGAAAATGCTAACGAGCCGCCACTGGTCGACGGTGAGGGAGACGATTCATCGCTTCAAGAGCCGGACCAGGGTCTAAACCGGGTTGAAGGAAAACAGGACAAAAatcgaagaaagaaaaaacgaaagaaggaaaatagaAAGGCACGCCGGGAGCAGATGCAAAAGGCCCACGAACAGCGCCTGcaacatcaacagcaacagctgGAAAAGCCGTCAAAACTAACGGtcccggggaaaaaagggccTGGCTCGAAGAAACCACCAACCAGCCAAGAGTCACAGGAAGACGTTGTGGAGCATTCGGAAGAAGAAGCGCGTGCTGATACCGACAACCCGCCCtcgggagatgaggaagaggGCGCAGATAAGGAGAAAAGTATGAATAACTTGAACGGTCGCAAGCAGAAGGCTTCGGATGACGACGAGGAAAATAAAGAGGATGATCAGCAAACCAATGGAAGGAAGCATACCGAGGGCGATGAGATGGAAACGGAGGAGCAGAAAGATGAGAGTGCAGAGAATGATAAAGAACCGGTTCACATAAAATCACGCAAACAACGTTCGGTGAAAGGGAAGAAAGGGGCGAAAGAAGTCGTTGCAGCTACAAAACAGGATGACCCACTGGAGGGTATCGAGATAGAGTACGTCCCGGAGAAGCTGTCCTTTACCGACCTGGATCCGATGTATCGACAGTTCTATCAGGTGTTTGAAATCTTCAAGCTCGACACCAAATCGAAGGATTCCCTGCGCGCTGGTGAAGATGCGGAAAAGGAGCGGGCGGCCGCCGAGGCGCAGCGGAAAGCGGAAGAGCGAAAcgaagacgatgatgacgacgacgacgacgacgatgacatGGGCGACGACCGGGACGATAAGGATGACAAGGAGAAAATCTCCAAGCGGAAGCTGAAAAAGCTGACCCGCCTTAGTGTGGCCGAGCTGAAGCAGCTCGTTTCACGACCGGACGTGGTCGAAATGCACGACGTGACCGCGCGCGACCCGAAGCTGCTGGTTCAACTGAAGAGCCACCGAAACACGGTACAGGTGCCGAGGCACTGGTGTTTCAAGCGCAAGTACCTCCAGGGCAAGCGCGGTATCGAGAAGCCACCGTTCGATCTGCCGGCGTTTATAAAAAAGACGGGCATCATGGAGATGCGCGCCTCGCTGCAGGAGAAGGACGAGGCGAAAACGCTCAAGGCGAAGATGCGCGAACGGGCGCGGCCGAAGATGGGCAAGATCGACATCGACTACCAGAAGCTGCACGATGCGTTCTTCAAGTGGCAGACGAAGCCACGCATGACCATCCACGGCGATCTGTACTACGAAGGGAAGGAGTTTGAGACGCGcctgaaggaaaagaaaccgggTGACCTTTCCGAGGAGCTGCGCATTGCGCTCGGCATGCCGATTGGGCCTGCCTGTCACAAGATCCCTCCACCGTGGCTGATCGCCCAGCAGCGTTACGGACCACCGCCGAGCTACCCGAACCTAAAGATACCGGGACTAAACGCGCCCATTCCGGAGGGTTGTTCTTTCGGGTATCATGCCGGTGGCTGGGGTAAGCCACCGGTGGACGAAAGCGGAAAGCCACTGTACGGCGACGTATTCGGGATGGCCGGCATAGACGGCGAGGGTGGCATGGGCGAGGAGGAAATCGATAGAACCGTTTGGGGCGAGCTGGAGTCCGAGTCGGAGGAATCGtccgaggaggaggaagatgaGGGTGAGGATTTGGGAGGTGCGGGTGCACCACCGGACGAGAGTGGCCTGATCACGCCAGCCGAAGGTCTGGTGACACCGTCCGGATTGACCAGTGGCGTCCCAGCGGGCATGGAAACGCCGGACACGATCGAACTGCGCAAGAAGAAGATCGAGAGCGAGATGGAGGACAACGAGACGCCCGTGCTGTACCACGTGCTACCGGAGAAGCGAAACGAGCGCATCGGAACGGCGATGATGGCTTCGACGCACGTGTACGACATTGCGGCTGCCGGAGGTGGAGGAGGTGCTGCGgcggccgcagcagcagcagcatccgcaGCGGCAGCTGGCGGAGGAGGCCGTGCGGGACGAGGTGGGCAGCCAGTGGATCGCGAGGGTATGATAGAGCTCGCACTCGATCCCTCCGAGCTCGATCTGGACAACGAAGCCATGGCCCAACGGTACGAGCAGCAGCTGCGTGAACAGCAGAGCCACCTGCAGAAGGAGGACCTCTCGGACATGCTGGCAGAGCATGTGGCGCGACAAAAGTCAAAACGAAAACGACAGCAAACCGACACTACTAGCAAGCAATCGAAGAAGTACAAGGAATTCAAGTTCTAA
- the LOC131261918 gene encoding innexin inx4 produces the protein MLDFIRPLQNLLQIKPVNSTDLVWRLHSRVTVYLLLFASLLLSAQQYFGKPIQCVTGGGQVTESTMNDFCWIMGTYVSKDPSFVLDSTDLVKISAKIGNIPEEDRSYQKYYQWVVFILALQACFFTLPNILWKVWEGGRLQALCEGLTSPIVPDQWEQCRKKKLVAYLSAECPQLYHSYLVRYCFCMVLNFGNVMLNIFFLNTIFSGFWMNYHPAVRALMAFDFPAWNRYNSLVFPKMAKCDFHFIGPSGSKQNRDALCLLSLNVVNEKIFAFLWVWFIVLAIVSALNLLYWMVLLCSRGFRLWLLTSQLQPIRAGVVVRALQGHGTGKWFVLYQLCRNLNPIMGRELLVGVSRVNSNNQKTYRKQKECEPDFFTMAPDGMLEEDEADV, from the exons ATGCTCGATTTCATCCGGCCCCTACAGAACCTGCTGCAGATAAAGCCGGTCAATTCGACCGATCTCGTATGGCGATTGCACAGCCGAGTGACGGTGTACCTGTTGCTCTTCGCATCGCTGCTTCTGTCGGCCCAGCAATACTTTGGCAAGCCGATCCAATGCGTTACCGGCGGTGGACAAGTGACCGAATCGACGATGAACGACTTCTGCTGGATAATGGGGACCTACGTTAGCAAGGATCCAAGTTTTG TGCTGGATAGTACcgatttggtaaaaataagTGCCAAAATTGGCAACATTCCAGAGGAAGACCGATCATACCAGAAGTACTACCAGTGGGTAGTGTTCATTTTGGCCTTGCAGGCGTGTTTTTTTACACTCCCAAACATCCTGTGGAAAGTCTGGGAAGGTGGCCGTTTGCAGGCTCTTTGCGAAGGATTAA cCTCCCCTATTGTGCCGGATCAATGGGAACAGTGTCGTAAGAAAAAACTCGTCGCCTACTTATCCGCCGAATGCCCGCAGCTCTATCACAGCTATCTAGTGCGCTATTGCTTCTGTATGGTGCTCAACTTTGGCAACGTGATGTTGAACATATTCTTTCTCAACACGATCTTCTCCGGATTCTGGATGAACTATCATCCGGCCGTGCGTGCTCTGATGGCGTTCGACTTTCCTGCCTGGAACCGGTATAACTCGCTGGTGTTCCCAAAGATGGCCAAGTGCGATTTCCACTTCATTGGCCCGAGCGGGTCCAAGCAGAACCGTGACGCGCTCTGTCTACTGTCACTGAACGTGGTAAACGAGAAGATTTTCGCCTTCCTGTGGGTTTGGTTTATCGTGCTGGCCATTGTATCCGCGCTCAATCTGCTGTACTGGATGGTGCTTCTATGCAGCAGGGGTTTCCGTCTTTGGCTGCTAACGTCTCAACTGCAGCCCATCCGGGCGGGAGTTGTCGTCCGGGCCCTGCAGGGCCACGGTACCGGTAAGTGGTTTGTACTCTACCAACTGTGCCGTAATTTGAATCCCATCATGGGTCGCGAGCTTCTGGTGGGCGTTTCGCGAGTGAACAGTAACAACCAGAAAACGTACCGCAAGCAAAAGGAATGTGAACCCGATTTCTTCACCATGGCTCCGGATGGTATGCTAGAGGAGGATGAAGCGGATGTTTAA